From one Pieris brassicae chromosome 5, ilPieBrab1.1, whole genome shotgun sequence genomic stretch:
- the LOC123710466 gene encoding glutamate-gated chloride channel isoform X6, translating into MDYSRPICALLALVVFYLSHLAQCTNAKINFREKEKQILDQILGPGRYDARIRPSGINGTDGPAVVNINLFVRSITTISDIKMEYSVQLTFREQWLDERLKFNNLGGRLKYLTLTEANRVWMPDLFFSNEKEGHFHNIIMPNVYIRIFPNGNVLYSIRISLTLSCPMNLKLYPLDKQTCSLRMASYGWTTDDLVFLWKEGDPVQVVKNLHLPRFTLEKFLTDYCNSKTNTGEYSCLKVDLLFKREFSYYLIQIYIPCCMLVIVSWVSFWLDQGAVPARVSLGVTTLLTMATQSSGINASLPPVSYTKAIDVWTGVCLTFVFGALLEFALVNYASRSDMHRENMKKTRREMEAAASMDAASDLLDTDSNTTFAMMRQCEIHMTPPKKNCCRIWMSKFPTRSKRIDVISRITFPLVFALFNLAYWSTYLFRDEEEQK; encoded by the exons ATGGACTACTCTCGGCCAATATGTGCCCTCCTTGCTCTAGTAGTTTTCTACTTATCACACCTCGCACA ATGCACGAATGCGAAGATAAACTTCAGGgagaaagaaaaacaaattctGGACCAGATTCTAGGTCCAGGGAGATACGACGCTCGAATCAGACCTTCCGGTATCAATGGCACTG ATGGACCCGCCgtagtaaatataaacctGTTCGTCAGAAGTATAACAACTATAAGCGACATTAAGATG GAATACTCTGTTCAGCTGACGTTCAGAGAACAATGGCTGGACGAGAGACTGAAGTTCAATAATTTGGGAG gACGTCTAAAATACCTTACACTAACCGAAGCGAACAGAGTATGGATGCCTGACCTCTTCTTCTCCAACGAGAAGGAGGGTCACTTCCATAACATCATCATGCCAAACGTGTACATCAGAATATTCCCCAATGGCAATGTACTATACAGCATCCGTATCTCTCTGACGCTGTCCTGTCCGATGAACCTGAAGTTGTACCCACTGGATAAGCAGACCTGCTCGCTGAGGATGGCTAGCt ACGGCTGGACGACAGATGATCTCGTGTTCCTGTGGAAGGAAGGTGACCCAGTCCAGGTTGTGAAAAACCTTCATCTGCCTCGCTTTACCCTCGAGAAATTTTTAACTGATTATTGTAACAGTAAAACTAATACag gcGAATACAGTTGCTTGAAAGTGGATCTTCTTTTTAAGAGAGAGTTCAGTTACTACCTCATTCAGATCTATATACCTTGCTGCATGTTAGTAATCGTCTCCTGGGTGTCTTTCTGGCTCGACCAAGGAGCTGTCCCGGCGAGAGTCTCATTGG GAGTAACGACACTTCTAACTATGGCCACTCAGTCGTCTGGAATCAACGCGTCGCTCCCTCCAGTCTCTTACACAAAGGCCATCGATGTCTGGACCGGAGTATGCCTCACGTTTGTATTTGGAGCCTTACTTGAGTTCGCTCTGGTGAACTATGCATCTCGCTCTGACATGCACCGGGAGAACATGAAGAAAACGAGACGGGAGATGGAGGCAGCTGCAAGTATGGATGCGGCCTCTGATCTCCTTGACACAGATAGTAACACAACGTTTGCAATG ATGCGGCAATGTGAGATCCACATGACTCCGCCAAAGAAGAATTGCTGTAGAATCTGGATGTCCAAGTTCCCGACGCGCTCTAAGAGGATAGACGTGATCTCGCGTATAACTTTCCCGTTAGTTTTTGCGCTCTTCAACTTGGCCTATTG GTCGACCTACCTATTCCGCGACGAGGAGGAACAAAAGTGA
- the LOC123710466 gene encoding glutamate-gated chloride channel isoform X5 — protein sequence MDYSRPICALLALVVFYLSHLAQCTNAKINFREKEKQILDQILGPGRYDARIRPSGINGTDGPAVVSVNIFVRSISKIDDVTMEYSVQLTFREQWLDERLKFNNLGGRLKYLTLTEANRVWMPDLFFSNEKEGHFHNIIMPNVYIRIFPNGNVLYSIRISLTLSCPMNLKLYPLDKQTCSLRMASYGWTTDDLVFLWKEGDPVQVVKNLHLPRFTLEKFLTDYCNSKTNTGEYSCLKVDLLFKREFSYYLIQIYIPCCMLVIVSWVSFWLDQGAVPARVSLGVTTLLTMATQSSGINASLPPVSYTKAIDVWTGVCLTFVFGALLEFALVNYASRSDMHRENMKKTRREMEAAASMDAASDLLDTDSNTTFAMMRQCEIHMTPPKKNCCRIWMSKFPTRSKRIDVISRITFPLVFALFNLAYWSTYLFRDEEEQK from the exons ATGGACTACTCTCGGCCAATATGTGCCCTCCTTGCTCTAGTAGTTTTCTACTTATCACACCTCGCACA ATGCACGAATGCGAAGATAAACTTCAGGgagaaagaaaaacaaattctGGACCAGATTCTAGGTCCAGGGAGATACGACGCTCGAATCAGACCTTCCGGTATCAATGGCACTG ATGGGCCAGCCGTTGTGAGCGTCAATATATTTGTCCGAAGTATATCAAAAATCGATGACGTCACGATG GAATACTCTGTTCAGCTGACGTTCAGAGAACAATGGCTGGACGAGAGACTGAAGTTCAATAATTTGGGAG gACGTCTAAAATACCTTACACTAACCGAAGCGAACAGAGTATGGATGCCTGACCTCTTCTTCTCCAACGAGAAGGAGGGTCACTTCCATAACATCATCATGCCAAACGTGTACATCAGAATATTCCCCAATGGCAATGTACTATACAGCATCCGTATCTCTCTGACGCTGTCCTGTCCGATGAACCTGAAGTTGTACCCACTGGATAAGCAGACCTGCTCGCTGAGGATGGCTAGCt ACGGCTGGACGACAGATGATCTCGTGTTCCTGTGGAAGGAAGGTGACCCAGTCCAGGTTGTGAAAAACCTTCATCTGCCTCGCTTTACCCTCGAGAAATTTTTAACTGATTATTGTAACAGTAAAACTAATACag gcGAATACAGTTGCTTGAAAGTGGATCTTCTTTTTAAGAGAGAGTTCAGTTACTACCTCATTCAGATCTATATACCTTGCTGCATGTTAGTAATCGTCTCCTGGGTGTCTTTCTGGCTCGACCAAGGAGCTGTCCCGGCGAGAGTCTCATTGG GAGTAACGACACTTCTAACTATGGCCACTCAGTCGTCTGGAATCAACGCGTCGCTCCCTCCAGTCTCTTACACAAAGGCCATCGATGTCTGGACCGGAGTATGCCTCACGTTTGTATTTGGAGCCTTACTTGAGTTCGCTCTGGTGAACTATGCATCTCGCTCTGACATGCACCGGGAGAACATGAAGAAAACGAGACGGGAGATGGAGGCAGCTGCAAGTATGGATGCGGCCTCTGATCTCCTTGACACAGATAGTAACACAACGTTTGCAATG ATGCGGCAATGTGAGATCCACATGACTCCGCCAAAGAAGAATTGCTGTAGAATCTGGATGTCCAAGTTCCCGACGCGCTCTAAGAGGATAGACGTGATCTCGCGTATAACTTTCCCGTTAGTTTTTGCGCTCTTCAACTTGGCCTATTG GTCGACCTACCTATTCCGCGACGAGGAGGAACAAAAGTGA
- the LOC123710466 gene encoding glutamate-gated chloride channel isoform X4 yields MDYSRPICALLALVVFYLSHLAQCTNAKINFREKEKQILDQILGPGRYDARIRPSGINGTGDAPTFVHVNMFLRSISKIDDYKMEYSVQLTFREQWLDERLKFNNLGGRLKYLTLTEANRVWMPDLFFSNEKEGHFHNIIMPNVYIRIFPNGNVLYSIRISLTLSCPMNLKLYPLDKQTCSLRMASYGWTTDDLVFLWKEGDPVQVVKNLHLPRFTLEKFLTDYCNSKTNTGEYSCLKVDLLFKREFSYYLIQIYIPCCMLVIVSWVSFWLDQGAVPARVSLGVTTLLTMATQSSGINASLPPVSYTKAIDVWTGVCLTFVFGALLEFALVNYASRSDMHRENMKKTRREMEAAASMDAASDLLDTDSNTTFAMMRQCEIHMTPPKKNCCRIWMSKFPTRSKRIDVISRITFPLVFALFNLAYWSTYLFRDEEEQK; encoded by the exons ATGGACTACTCTCGGCCAATATGTGCCCTCCTTGCTCTAGTAGTTTTCTACTTATCACACCTCGCACA ATGCACGAATGCGAAGATAAACTTCAGGgagaaagaaaaacaaattctGGACCAGATTCTAGGTCCAGGGAGATACGACGCTCGAATCAGACCTTCCGGTATCAATGGCACTG GCGATGCGCCAACGTTTGTACACGTCAACATGTTTCTACGATCCATCAGCAAAATAGATGATTACAAGATG GAATACTCTGTTCAGCTGACGTTCAGAGAACAATGGCTGGACGAGAGACTGAAGTTCAATAATTTGGGAG gACGTCTAAAATACCTTACACTAACCGAAGCGAACAGAGTATGGATGCCTGACCTCTTCTTCTCCAACGAGAAGGAGGGTCACTTCCATAACATCATCATGCCAAACGTGTACATCAGAATATTCCCCAATGGCAATGTACTATACAGCATCCGTATCTCTCTGACGCTGTCCTGTCCGATGAACCTGAAGTTGTACCCACTGGATAAGCAGACCTGCTCGCTGAGGATGGCTAGCt ACGGCTGGACGACAGATGATCTCGTGTTCCTGTGGAAGGAAGGTGACCCAGTCCAGGTTGTGAAAAACCTTCATCTGCCTCGCTTTACCCTCGAGAAATTTTTAACTGATTATTGTAACAGTAAAACTAATACag gcGAATACAGTTGCTTGAAAGTGGATCTTCTTTTTAAGAGAGAGTTCAGTTACTACCTCATTCAGATCTATATACCTTGCTGCATGTTAGTAATCGTCTCCTGGGTGTCTTTCTGGCTCGACCAAGGAGCTGTCCCGGCGAGAGTCTCATTGG GAGTAACGACACTTCTAACTATGGCCACTCAGTCGTCTGGAATCAACGCGTCGCTCCCTCCAGTCTCTTACACAAAGGCCATCGATGTCTGGACCGGAGTATGCCTCACGTTTGTATTTGGAGCCTTACTTGAGTTCGCTCTGGTGAACTATGCATCTCGCTCTGACATGCACCGGGAGAACATGAAGAAAACGAGACGGGAGATGGAGGCAGCTGCAAGTATGGATGCGGCCTCTGATCTCCTTGACACAGATAGTAACACAACGTTTGCAATG ATGCGGCAATGTGAGATCCACATGACTCCGCCAAAGAAGAATTGCTGTAGAATCTGGATGTCCAAGTTCCCGACGCGCTCTAAGAGGATAGACGTGATCTCGCGTATAACTTTCCCGTTAGTTTTTGCGCTCTTCAACTTGGCCTATTG GTCGACCTACCTATTCCGCGACGAGGAGGAACAAAAGTGA
- the LOC123710466 gene encoding glutamate-gated chloride channel isoform X1, with the protein MDYSRPICALLALVVFYLSHLAQCTNAKINFREKEKQILDQILGPGRYDARIRPSGINGTGDAPTFVHVNMFLRSISKIDDYKMEYSVQLTFREQWLDERLKFNNLGGRLKYLTLTEANRVWMPDLFFSNEKEGHFHNIIMPNVYIRIFPNGNVLYSIRISLTLSCPMNLKLYPLDKQTCSLRMASYGWTTDDLVFLWKEGDPVQVVKNLHLPRFTLEKFLTDYCNSKTNTGEYSCLKVDLLFKREFSYYLIQIYIPCCMLVIVSWVSFWLDQGAVPARVSLGVTTLLTMATQSSGINASLPPVSYTKAIDVWTGVCLTFVFGALLEFALVNYASRSDMHRENMKKTRREMEAAASMDAASDLLDTDSNTTFAMKPLMRGTNDKMRQCEIHMTPPKKNCCRIWMSKFPTRSKRIDVISRITFPLVFALFNLAYWSTYLFRDEEEQK; encoded by the exons ATGGACTACTCTCGGCCAATATGTGCCCTCCTTGCTCTAGTAGTTTTCTACTTATCACACCTCGCACA ATGCACGAATGCGAAGATAAACTTCAGGgagaaagaaaaacaaattctGGACCAGATTCTAGGTCCAGGGAGATACGACGCTCGAATCAGACCTTCCGGTATCAATGGCACTG GCGATGCGCCAACGTTTGTACACGTCAACATGTTTCTACGATCCATCAGCAAAATAGATGATTACAAGATG GAATACTCTGTTCAGCTGACGTTCAGAGAACAATGGCTGGACGAGAGACTGAAGTTCAATAATTTGGGAG gACGTCTAAAATACCTTACACTAACCGAAGCGAACAGAGTATGGATGCCTGACCTCTTCTTCTCCAACGAGAAGGAGGGTCACTTCCATAACATCATCATGCCAAACGTGTACATCAGAATATTCCCCAATGGCAATGTACTATACAGCATCCGTATCTCTCTGACGCTGTCCTGTCCGATGAACCTGAAGTTGTACCCACTGGATAAGCAGACCTGCTCGCTGAGGATGGCTAGCt ACGGCTGGACGACAGATGATCTCGTGTTCCTGTGGAAGGAAGGTGACCCAGTCCAGGTTGTGAAAAACCTTCATCTGCCTCGCTTTACCCTCGAGAAATTTTTAACTGATTATTGTAACAGTAAAACTAATACag gcGAATACAGTTGCTTGAAAGTGGATCTTCTTTTTAAGAGAGAGTTCAGTTACTACCTCATTCAGATCTATATACCTTGCTGCATGTTAGTAATCGTCTCCTGGGTGTCTTTCTGGCTCGACCAAGGAGCTGTCCCGGCGAGAGTCTCATTGG GAGTAACGACACTTCTAACTATGGCCACTCAGTCGTCTGGAATCAACGCGTCGCTCCCTCCAGTCTCTTACACAAAGGCCATCGATGTCTGGACCGGAGTATGCCTCACGTTTGTATTTGGAGCCTTACTTGAGTTCGCTCTGGTGAACTATGCATCTCGCTCTGACATGCACCGGGAGAACATGAAGAAAACGAGACGGGAGATGGAGGCAGCTGCAAGTATGGATGCGGCCTCTGATCTCCTTGACACAGATAGTAACACAACGTTTGCAATG AAACCGCTGATGCGCGGCACCAACGACAAGATGCGGCAATGTGAGATCCACATGACTCCGCCAAAGAAGAATTGCTGTAGAATCTGGATGTCCAAGTTCCCGACGCGCTCTAAGAGGATAGACGTGATCTCGCGTATAACTTTCCCGTTAGTTTTTGCGCTCTTCAACTTGGCCTATTG GTCGACCTACCTATTCCGCGACGAGGAGGAACAAAAGTGA
- the LOC123710466 gene encoding glutamate-gated chloride channel isoform X2 yields MDYSRPICALLALVVFYLSHLAQCTNAKINFREKEKQILDQILGPGRYDARIRPSGINGTDGPAVVSVNIFVRSISKIDDVTMEYSVQLTFREQWLDERLKFNNLGGRLKYLTLTEANRVWMPDLFFSNEKEGHFHNIIMPNVYIRIFPNGNVLYSIRISLTLSCPMNLKLYPLDKQTCSLRMASYGWTTDDLVFLWKEGDPVQVVKNLHLPRFTLEKFLTDYCNSKTNTGEYSCLKVDLLFKREFSYYLIQIYIPCCMLVIVSWVSFWLDQGAVPARVSLGVTTLLTMATQSSGINASLPPVSYTKAIDVWTGVCLTFVFGALLEFALVNYASRSDMHRENMKKTRREMEAAASMDAASDLLDTDSNTTFAMKPLMRGTNDKMRQCEIHMTPPKKNCCRIWMSKFPTRSKRIDVISRITFPLVFALFNLAYWSTYLFRDEEEQK; encoded by the exons ATGGACTACTCTCGGCCAATATGTGCCCTCCTTGCTCTAGTAGTTTTCTACTTATCACACCTCGCACA ATGCACGAATGCGAAGATAAACTTCAGGgagaaagaaaaacaaattctGGACCAGATTCTAGGTCCAGGGAGATACGACGCTCGAATCAGACCTTCCGGTATCAATGGCACTG ATGGGCCAGCCGTTGTGAGCGTCAATATATTTGTCCGAAGTATATCAAAAATCGATGACGTCACGATG GAATACTCTGTTCAGCTGACGTTCAGAGAACAATGGCTGGACGAGAGACTGAAGTTCAATAATTTGGGAG gACGTCTAAAATACCTTACACTAACCGAAGCGAACAGAGTATGGATGCCTGACCTCTTCTTCTCCAACGAGAAGGAGGGTCACTTCCATAACATCATCATGCCAAACGTGTACATCAGAATATTCCCCAATGGCAATGTACTATACAGCATCCGTATCTCTCTGACGCTGTCCTGTCCGATGAACCTGAAGTTGTACCCACTGGATAAGCAGACCTGCTCGCTGAGGATGGCTAGCt ACGGCTGGACGACAGATGATCTCGTGTTCCTGTGGAAGGAAGGTGACCCAGTCCAGGTTGTGAAAAACCTTCATCTGCCTCGCTTTACCCTCGAGAAATTTTTAACTGATTATTGTAACAGTAAAACTAATACag gcGAATACAGTTGCTTGAAAGTGGATCTTCTTTTTAAGAGAGAGTTCAGTTACTACCTCATTCAGATCTATATACCTTGCTGCATGTTAGTAATCGTCTCCTGGGTGTCTTTCTGGCTCGACCAAGGAGCTGTCCCGGCGAGAGTCTCATTGG GAGTAACGACACTTCTAACTATGGCCACTCAGTCGTCTGGAATCAACGCGTCGCTCCCTCCAGTCTCTTACACAAAGGCCATCGATGTCTGGACCGGAGTATGCCTCACGTTTGTATTTGGAGCCTTACTTGAGTTCGCTCTGGTGAACTATGCATCTCGCTCTGACATGCACCGGGAGAACATGAAGAAAACGAGACGGGAGATGGAGGCAGCTGCAAGTATGGATGCGGCCTCTGATCTCCTTGACACAGATAGTAACACAACGTTTGCAATG AAACCGCTGATGCGCGGCACCAACGACAAGATGCGGCAATGTGAGATCCACATGACTCCGCCAAAGAAGAATTGCTGTAGAATCTGGATGTCCAAGTTCCCGACGCGCTCTAAGAGGATAGACGTGATCTCGCGTATAACTTTCCCGTTAGTTTTTGCGCTCTTCAACTTGGCCTATTG GTCGACCTACCTATTCCGCGACGAGGAGGAACAAAAGTGA
- the LOC123710466 gene encoding glutamate-gated chloride channel isoform X3, with protein MDYSRPICALLALVVFYLSHLAQCTNAKINFREKEKQILDQILGPGRYDARIRPSGINGTDGPAVVNINLFVRSITTISDIKMEYSVQLTFREQWLDERLKFNNLGGRLKYLTLTEANRVWMPDLFFSNEKEGHFHNIIMPNVYIRIFPNGNVLYSIRISLTLSCPMNLKLYPLDKQTCSLRMASYGWTTDDLVFLWKEGDPVQVVKNLHLPRFTLEKFLTDYCNSKTNTGEYSCLKVDLLFKREFSYYLIQIYIPCCMLVIVSWVSFWLDQGAVPARVSLGVTTLLTMATQSSGINASLPPVSYTKAIDVWTGVCLTFVFGALLEFALVNYASRSDMHRENMKKTRREMEAAASMDAASDLLDTDSNTTFAMKPLMRGTNDKMRQCEIHMTPPKKNCCRIWMSKFPTRSKRIDVISRITFPLVFALFNLAYWSTYLFRDEEEQK; from the exons ATGGACTACTCTCGGCCAATATGTGCCCTCCTTGCTCTAGTAGTTTTCTACTTATCACACCTCGCACA ATGCACGAATGCGAAGATAAACTTCAGGgagaaagaaaaacaaattctGGACCAGATTCTAGGTCCAGGGAGATACGACGCTCGAATCAGACCTTCCGGTATCAATGGCACTG ATGGACCCGCCgtagtaaatataaacctGTTCGTCAGAAGTATAACAACTATAAGCGACATTAAGATG GAATACTCTGTTCAGCTGACGTTCAGAGAACAATGGCTGGACGAGAGACTGAAGTTCAATAATTTGGGAG gACGTCTAAAATACCTTACACTAACCGAAGCGAACAGAGTATGGATGCCTGACCTCTTCTTCTCCAACGAGAAGGAGGGTCACTTCCATAACATCATCATGCCAAACGTGTACATCAGAATATTCCCCAATGGCAATGTACTATACAGCATCCGTATCTCTCTGACGCTGTCCTGTCCGATGAACCTGAAGTTGTACCCACTGGATAAGCAGACCTGCTCGCTGAGGATGGCTAGCt ACGGCTGGACGACAGATGATCTCGTGTTCCTGTGGAAGGAAGGTGACCCAGTCCAGGTTGTGAAAAACCTTCATCTGCCTCGCTTTACCCTCGAGAAATTTTTAACTGATTATTGTAACAGTAAAACTAATACag gcGAATACAGTTGCTTGAAAGTGGATCTTCTTTTTAAGAGAGAGTTCAGTTACTACCTCATTCAGATCTATATACCTTGCTGCATGTTAGTAATCGTCTCCTGGGTGTCTTTCTGGCTCGACCAAGGAGCTGTCCCGGCGAGAGTCTCATTGG GAGTAACGACACTTCTAACTATGGCCACTCAGTCGTCTGGAATCAACGCGTCGCTCCCTCCAGTCTCTTACACAAAGGCCATCGATGTCTGGACCGGAGTATGCCTCACGTTTGTATTTGGAGCCTTACTTGAGTTCGCTCTGGTGAACTATGCATCTCGCTCTGACATGCACCGGGAGAACATGAAGAAAACGAGACGGGAGATGGAGGCAGCTGCAAGTATGGATGCGGCCTCTGATCTCCTTGACACAGATAGTAACACAACGTTTGCAATG AAACCGCTGATGCGCGGCACCAACGACAAGATGCGGCAATGTGAGATCCACATGACTCCGCCAAAGAAGAATTGCTGTAGAATCTGGATGTCCAAGTTCCCGACGCGCTCTAAGAGGATAGACGTGATCTCGCGTATAACTTTCCCGTTAGTTTTTGCGCTCTTCAACTTGGCCTATTG GTCGACCTACCTATTCCGCGACGAGGAGGAACAAAAGTGA
- the LOC123710339 gene encoding cyclin-H codes for MFSTSSQRKFWTFSDENELACHREKHNLEFISRHGQNLDEQQRYNYFLSPEEERLLLKQYELHLKEFCKRFQPPMPKGVIGTAFHYFKRFYLYNSSMDYHPKEILATCVYLACKVEEFNVSIGQFVANIKGDREKASDIILNNELLLMQQLNYHLTVHNPFRPVEGFLIDIKTRCSLANPERLRSGIDEFLEKVFLTDACLLYAPSQIALAAVLHAASKEQENLDSYVTDMLFRDAGPDKLAILIEAVRKIRSMVKMVESPARERVRAIEKKLDRCRNQENNPDSEIYKQRIREALDEDDVQYTGTSRMSLDTSGVTQVLSPSAS; via the coding sequence ATGTTTTCAACTAGCTCACAAAGAAAGTTTTGGACATTTAGTGACGAAAATGAGTTAGCATGTCATCGAGAAAAGCACAACTTAGAGTTTATTTCAAGACATGGACAGAACTTAGATGAACAACAacgttacaattattttttatctccaGAAGAGGAAAGACTTTTATTAAAGCAGTATGAGCTTCATTTAAAAGAATTCTGTAAAAGATTCCAGCCTCCTATGCCTAAAGGCGTTATTGGTACAGCGTTTCATTACTTCAAACGTTTCTATCTTTACAATTCTTCTATGGACTATCATCCCAAAGAAATTCTCGCTACATGTGTCTATTTAGCATGCAAAGTAGAAGAATTTAATGTATCCATTGGACAATTTGTTGCTAACATTAAAGGTGACAGAGAAAAAGCttctgatattattttaaataatgaattactTCTAATGCAGCAGTTAAATTATCACTTGACTGTCCACAACCCTTTCCGCCCTGTTGAGGGTTTCCTTATTGACATTAAGACAAGATGCTCTCTGGCAAACCCAGAGCGGTTACGTTCAGGAATTGATGAGTTTCTAGAAAAAGTCTTTCTCACTGATGCTTGTCTTTTGTATGCTCCTTCACAAATAGCATTAGCAGCTGTGTTGCATGCAGCCAGTAAAGAACAAGAGAACCTGGATAGTTATGTGACTGATATGTTGTTTAGAGATGCTGGACCTGATAAGTTAGCAATTTTAATAGAAGCCGTTAGAAAAATAAGATCAATGGTTAAAATGGTTGAGAGTCCTGCTCGTGAAAGAGTAAGAGCCATCGAAAAGAAATTGGATAGATGTCGAAATCAGGAGAACAATCCTGATAGTGAGATATATAAACAGAGAATCCGAGAAGCCTTAGATGAGGATGATGTGCAGTACACTGGCACTAGTAGAATGTCATTAGATACAAGTGGAGTGACACAAGTGTTGTCTCCATCAGcatcataa
- the LOC123709329 gene encoding ras-like protein 2 has protein sequence MSRPGDRPNQAQTYKLVVVGGGGVGKSAITIQFIQSYFVTDYDPTIEDSYTKQCVIDDIPAKLDILDTAGQEEFSAMREQYMRSGEGFLLVFSVADHASFDELFKFHKQILRVKDRDEFPMLMVGNKADLESQRVVTLDEAQSLSRQLKIPYIECSAKARMNVDQAFHELVRLVRRFQEAERIHIKSEHRNKKKKCTIL, from the exons atgtcGCGACCAGGTGATCGACCAAATCAAGCTCAAACCTATAAATTGGTAGTTGTCGGCGGTGGAGGTGTAGGAAAAAGTGctattacaatacaatttatacag AGCTATTTTGTAACTGACTATGATCCTACTATTGAGGACAGCTACACAAAGCAATGTGTTATTGATGATATTCCTGCAAAACTTGATA TCCTTGACACTGCCGGGCAAGAAGAATTTAGTGCAATGCGAGAACAATATATGAGGTCAGGAGAAGGCTTCCTACTTGTTTTCTCAGTGGCTGACCATGCCAGTTTTGATGAGCTTTTTAAGTtccataaacaaattttacgtGTAAAAGATCGGGATGAATTTCCTATGCTGATGGTTGGAAACAAGGCTGATTTGGAAAGCCAGAGAGTG gTTACATTAGATGAAGCACAATCTCTATCCCGCCAACTCAAGATACCATACATTGAGTGCAGTGCCAAGGCTCGTATGAATGTTGACCAGGCCTTCCATGAGCTTGTGAGACTTGTTAGAAGATTCCAGGAAGCAGAGAGAATTCACATTAAGTCAGAGCATAGAAACAAGAAGAAGAAATGCACTATCTTGTAA